The following coding sequences are from one Augochlora pura isolate Apur16 chromosome 6, APUR_v2.2.1, whole genome shotgun sequence window:
- the LOC144471160 gene encoding E3 ubiquitin-protein ligase RNF167 isoform X2: MRQCCLNHQLQLWLMFLVFCVMCNKADILVFSAAARHQIEEEFRDMPARFGGFIPSEGIKGMVVYADPPTACHEIQGPPNTTNYNGNWIALIARYNCSFEIKVRMAQKAGYDAAIIHNVNSNELEPMSAKDPVGIFIATVFVSEITGLIIKQNYLYDALYFVLINDDTPFNITHLLLPFAIVVGICFLVMVTFMIVRCIKDRRQQRRHRLPNSSLKKIPTHKYTKGDPYETCAICLDDYIEGEKLRVLPCAHAYHANCIDPWLTKTRRVCPVCKRKVFAANEQVFTDESDSDADDTTPLIRDGHQGTQGGTFTRSYERLVRENILERSSRSPTQQQQQQQQDTNHSTSSSDTEHYYDTSEDGAGTSAEEQSNTIVFMVTEIYSINDL, encoded by the exons ATGAGACAGTGTTGCTTAAACCATCAACTTCAGCTATGGCTTATGTTTCTTGTCTTTTGCGTTATGTGCAACAAGGCAGACATTTTAGTATTCTCTGCAGCCGCCAGGCACCAAATTGAAGAAGAATTCAGAGATATGCCAGCCAGATTTGGTGGTTTCATACCATCCGAGGGAATTAag GGTATGGTGGTGTATGCTGATCCACCTACAGCATGCCATGAGATACAGGGTCCTCCAAATACTACCAATTACAATGGTAATTGGATAGCTTTAATTGCTCGCTATAATTGTagttttgaaataaaagttcgAATGGCACAAAAAGCTGGATACGATGCTGCAATTATACATAATGTTAACAGCAATGAGTTAG AACCAATGTCGGCAAAAGATCCTGTAGGGATTTTTATAGCAACTGTGTTTGTCAGTGAAATCACAGGATTAATTATCAAACAAAACTATTTATACGATGCGTTGTATTTTGTACTTATTAATGATGATACACCATTTAATATTACACATTTACTTCTACCCTTTGCTATCGTTGTTGGGATATGTTTTCTAGTCATGGTTACTTTTATG attGTTAGATGCATCAAGGATAGGAGACAGCAAAGAAGGCATAGATTACCGAATTCAAGTTTGAAGAAAATTCCTACGCACAAATATACCAAAGGTGACCCATATGAAACATGTGCTATCTGCTTAGATGATTACATAGAAGGAGAAAAACTAAGAGTTTTGCCTTGTGCTCATG CTTATCACGCAAATTGTATCGATCCATGGCTAACGAAAACTCGCCGAGTTTGTCCAGTTTGTAAACGAAAAGTGTTTGCCGCGAATGAACAAGTTTTTACCGACGAAAGTGATTCAGATGCTGACGATACGACTCCTTTAATTCGTGATGGTCACCAAG GTACTCAGGGTGGAACGTTTACGCGGAGTTATGAACGTTTGGTGAGGGAAAATATTCTTGAGCGTAGCTCAAGGTCACCgacgcagcagcagcaacaacagcagcaggaTACGAATCATTCTACAAGCAGTTCAGATACTGAGCACTATTACGATACATCCGAAGACGGGGCTGGTACAAGTGCCGAGGAGCAGTCAAATACAATTGTTTTCATGGTTACGGAAATTTACAGTATAAACG ATCTGTGA
- the LOC144471160 gene encoding E3 ubiquitin-protein ligase RNF167 isoform X1, which yields MRQCCLNHQLQLWLMFLVFCVMCNKADILVFSAAARHQIEEEFRDMPARFGGFIPSEGIKGMVVYADPPTACHEIQGPPNTTNYNGNWIALIARYNCSFEIKVRMAQKAGYDAAIIHNVNSNELEPMSAKDPVGIFIATVFVSEITGLIIKQNYLYDALYFVLINDDTPFNITHLLLPFAIVVGICFLVMVTFMIVRCIKDRRQQRRHRLPNSSLKKIPTHKYTKGDPYETCAICLDDYIEGEKLRVLPCAHAYHANCIDPWLTKTRRVCPVCKRKVFAANEQVFTDESDSDADDTTPLIRDGHQGTQGGTFTRSYERLVRENILERSSRSPTQQQQQQQQDTNHSTSSSDTEHYYDTSEDGAGTSAEEQSNTIVFMVTEIYSINGELSELEASGVNT from the exons ATGAGACAGTGTTGCTTAAACCATCAACTTCAGCTATGGCTTATGTTTCTTGTCTTTTGCGTTATGTGCAACAAGGCAGACATTTTAGTATTCTCTGCAGCCGCCAGGCACCAAATTGAAGAAGAATTCAGAGATATGCCAGCCAGATTTGGTGGTTTCATACCATCCGAGGGAATTAag GGTATGGTGGTGTATGCTGATCCACCTACAGCATGCCATGAGATACAGGGTCCTCCAAATACTACCAATTACAATGGTAATTGGATAGCTTTAATTGCTCGCTATAATTGTagttttgaaataaaagttcgAATGGCACAAAAAGCTGGATACGATGCTGCAATTATACATAATGTTAACAGCAATGAGTTAG AACCAATGTCGGCAAAAGATCCTGTAGGGATTTTTATAGCAACTGTGTTTGTCAGTGAAATCACAGGATTAATTATCAAACAAAACTATTTATACGATGCGTTGTATTTTGTACTTATTAATGATGATACACCATTTAATATTACACATTTACTTCTACCCTTTGCTATCGTTGTTGGGATATGTTTTCTAGTCATGGTTACTTTTATG attGTTAGATGCATCAAGGATAGGAGACAGCAAAGAAGGCATAGATTACCGAATTCAAGTTTGAAGAAAATTCCTACGCACAAATATACCAAAGGTGACCCATATGAAACATGTGCTATCTGCTTAGATGATTACATAGAAGGAGAAAAACTAAGAGTTTTGCCTTGTGCTCATG CTTATCACGCAAATTGTATCGATCCATGGCTAACGAAAACTCGCCGAGTTTGTCCAGTTTGTAAACGAAAAGTGTTTGCCGCGAATGAACAAGTTTTTACCGACGAAAGTGATTCAGATGCTGACGATACGACTCCTTTAATTCGTGATGGTCACCAAG GTACTCAGGGTGGAACGTTTACGCGGAGTTATGAACGTTTGGTGAGGGAAAATATTCTTGAGCGTAGCTCAAGGTCACCgacgcagcagcagcaacaacagcagcaggaTACGAATCATTCTACAAGCAGTTCAGATACTGAGCACTATTACGATACATCCGAAGACGGGGCTGGTACAAGTGCCGAGGAGCAGTCAAATACAATTGTTTTCATGGTTACGGAAATTTACAGTATAAACG GCGAGCTATCGGAGTTGGAGGCTTCCGGGGTCAACACCTAA
- the LOC144471271 gene encoding uncharacterized protein LOC144471271 — translation MDSDSESQDSDEGRRFRFEATRKDNVRPEPKVGKRARSKPEYKSDHDDVEYKERKEKSKHDSSRRERRSSKEQEADDKDLRHVSKYSKHNVHEVKSSRRESSKEGKDYKSARDASTDSRTFALSSKQKLRDTKLHRNRDRSEHRKHRSQDRSHSRNEDDRSQNDKYRNKSHEKYRHRSRDRSYQSHRQRSSDHGRSRGEFEKHNSHKRALTKVDTDQRLQEVSSPKNVEQNRSDNELPTTRDLSAESHEYKELDLSEFDVLSETDENLSEDSDAKDRCTLSRYHKSKTKKRNSNDDHENSRKRQATENEHSDGSPKVIARKDDSSYGSSNNNPGAISDSAFGAASSLLTGSIMEDHDKCSKLDATEKTNDLNSKEDKLSSGETTSLRLSHRNSPESAKASSSDEDTAYGPILPPQLTTDRANDAKPAKSPSFIGPCLPQNYVRDETERLEADAMDHNDKNDSDTEMIFGPALPPHLLEQKQSNGTETKLIGPALPSAIKPSHDEQIEQSDSENEDAIGPLPVDHPALRSNYIYRKLEHRAQRIKNEQMNEDNSTPSQREEWMTELPPAQISNLQLGPRKFRVRAGPDMSDRSCWTDTPTKKAEKQKQKEEKEFYGCQKSSTKLPEKSFVTEVEAGKSKRREKSLLEMHQSKLQKKKKKEEKEAKLTGQTVRRPFDRDVDLQVNKFDQAQKSAIIHKARCLDDRFSRGKI, via the exons ATGGATTCCGATTCTGAAAGTCAAGACAGTGACGAGGGCCGACGATTTCGTTTCGAAGCTACCCGGAAAGATAACGTGCGACCAGAACCGAAGGTTGGGAAACGTGCGAGGTCGAAGCCAGAGTACAAATCCGACCACGATGATGTAGAATAcaaagagaggaaagagaagTCGAAGCACGACAGCAGTCGAAGAGAACGCAGGTCCTCAAAAGAGCAAGAAGCCGATGATAAGGACCTCAGACACGTCTCGAAGTACTCCAAGCATAATGTTCACGAGGTGAAAAGCTCTCGACGCGAGAGCAGTAAAGAGGGGAAGGATTATAAAAGCGCGAGGGACGCCAGCACGGATTCCAGAACATTTGCTTTGTCTTCCAAGCAAAAGCTAAGAGACACGAAGCTGCACAGGAACCGGGATAGAAGCGAGCACCGAAAGCACAGATCTCAAGATCGGTCGCACAGTAGGAACGAGGACGACAGGTCTCAGAATGACAAATACAGGAACAAATCGCATGAGAAGTACAGGCACCGGTCTCGCGATAGGAGCTATCAGTCGCACAGGCAGAGATCGTCAGATCACGGCAGATCCCGGGGAGAATTCGAGAAGCATAACTCGCATAAAAGAGCTTTAACGAAAGTGGACACGGACCAACGATTGCAAGAAGTTTCCTCACCCAAGAATGTTGAGCAGAACCGCAGTGACAACGAGCTGCCGACAACGAGAGACTTGTCAGCTGAGAGTCATGAGTACAAAGAGTTAGATCTGTCTGAGTTCGATGTATTGTCGGAGACAGACGAGAACCTGTCCGAAGACTCGGATGCTAAGGACAGGTGTACGTTATCGCGGTACCATAAGAGCaaaacgaaaaagagaaattcgaACGATGACCATGAAAACTCGAGGAAGAGACAAGCGACAGAGAACGAACACTCGGACGGCTCTCCTAAGGTAATTGCGAGGAAGGACGACTCGTCCTATGGTTCCAGCAATAATAATCCTGGTGCCATTTCAGATTCCGCGTTTGGCGCCGCGTCGTCTTTATTAACGGGATCAATCATGGAAGATCACGATAAATGCTCCAAACTGGACGCAACAGAAAAAACAAACGATTTGAACAGTAAAGAGGACAAGTTGAGCTCTGGTGAGACAACTTCCTTGCGCCTTAGTCATCGCAATTCCCCAGAGTCTGCGAAAGCATCGTCTTCTGATGAGGACACAGCTTACGGTCCGATTTTACCACCGCAGTTGACCACAGACCGTGCTAATGATGCCAAACCAGCCAAAAGTCCGAGCTTCATAGGACCTTGCTTGCCGCAGAATTATGTGCGAGATGAGACCGAAAGACTGGAAGCTGATGCGATGGATCATAATGATAAGAATGATTCTGATACCGAGATGATTTTCGGTCCAGCGTTGCCGCCGCATTTGTTAGAACAGAAGCAGAGCAACGGAACTGAAACGAAACTTATAGGTCCTGCTCTTCCAAGCGCAATCAAACCCTCCCACGACGAACAGATAGAACAATCAGACTCCGAGAATGAAGATGCGATCGGTCCGTTACCGGTCGACCATCCTGCGCTACGaagtaattacatttatagaaaattggaGCACAGGGcacaacgaattaaaaatgaacaaatgaaTGAG GATAATAGTACTCCGAGTCAGCGAGAAGAATGGATGACAGAATTACCACCAGCACAAATCAGTAATCTGCAACTGGGTCCACGGAAGTTCCGCGTTAGGGCTGGTCCAGACATGTCTGATAGATCATGCTGGACGGATACACCGACTAAGAAAGCTgagaaacagaaacaaaaa gaAGAAAAAGAGTTCTACGGTTGCCAAAAATCCTCCACAAAATTACCTGAGAAGAGTTTTGTAACTGAAGTCGAAGCCGGGAAAAGCAAAAGACGTGAAAAATCGCTTTTGGAAATGCATCAGAGTAAgcttcaaaaaaaaaagaag aaaGAAGAGAAGGAAGCAAAATTGACCGGACAAACTGTTAGGAGACCATTCGACAGGGATGTAGACTTACAGGTGAATAAATTCGATCAGGCTCAAAAGAGTGCTATCATACACAAAGCACGATGCCTCGATGATAGGTTCTCTCGtggaaaaatttaa
- the LOC144471272 gene encoding phosphatidate cytidylyltransferase, mitochondrial isoform X2 produces MEKFIGIHQLKGILKNFPRNIKFSFAYGSAAFKQLSNQSNNMLDLIFVVRNVNQWHEENLKLNPKHYAQPLKLFGHRAIANVQENWGAKLYYNTLVKMAGGYTIKYGVISEVSLIEDLLDWNDLYLAGRLHKPVKVLVEPNEQSQLPTALVQNLHSAVHAALLLLPQHFTEIDFYKTIASLSYNGDFRMTFGENKDKINNIVLPQLAHFRQLYNPILQHFENYVDIPKLDQMAVTCHQDTNPATKIHHLNQLPRTVQIKLVRAWSQGPRSKDTEDCLRTIAYDPECSEILEECLKQIVWRSSVTQSLKGIITAGLVKSAKYSGTKIMKMIQSSPQTDLLPKTKSDQSKVNKLVETVKNQAQPKETDKRIE; encoded by the exons ATGGAGAAGTTCATAGGAATTCATCAGCTAAAAGGGATACTAAAAAATTTTCCGAGGAATATAAAGTTTTCCTTTGCATATGGATCAGCTGCATTTAAGCAGTTAAGCAATCAGTCCAATAACATGTTGGATCTTATTTTTGTTGTTCGTAATGTAAATCAATGGcatgaagaaaatttaaaactcAATCCAAAACATTATGCTCAACCTTTAAAGTTGTTTGGACATAGGGCAATTGCTAATGTGCAAGAAAATTGGGGAGCTAAactgtattataatacattagtTAAGATGGCAGGAGGATATACTATCAAATATGGAGTAATCTCCGAAGTTTCACTGATAGAGGATTTATTAGATTGGAATGACTTATATTTAGCAGGAAGATTACACAAACCGGTCAAAGTATTAGTGGAACCAAATGAGCAGTCTCAACTACCTACAGCTTTAGTACAAAACTTACATTCGGCTGTCCATGCTGcgcttttattattaccacaacattttacagaaattgatttttataagacTATAGCCAGCTTGTCTTACAATGGTGATTTTAGAATGACATTTGGTGAaaacaaagataaaattaacaatatcgtTTTGCCGCAACTAGCACACTTTAGACAATTGTACAATCCAATTTTGcagcattttgaaaattatgtgGATATTCCAAAGTTAGATCAAATGGCTGTCACCTGCCATCAAGATACAAATCCAGCAACAAAGATACATCACTTGAATCAGTTGCCTAGAACAGTGCAGATTAAACTTGTTAGAGCCTGGTCACAGGGTCCACGATCAAAGGATACAGAAGATTGTTTACGTACAATCGCATACGATCCTGAATGCAGTGAAATATTAGAGGAATGTTTAAAACAAATTGTATGGAGATCCAGTGTCACACAAAGTCTGAAGGGGATCATTACTGCTGGCCTTGTGAAATCTGCTAAGTATAGCGGAACAAAGATAATGAAGATGATACAATCGAGTCCGCAGACTGATTTGCTACCGAAAACGAAGTCGGATCAGAGTAAAGTCAATAAATTAGTAGAGACGGTGAAGAACCAGGCACAGCCGAAGGAAACAGACAAGCGCATAGAGTA G
- the LOC144470821 gene encoding uncharacterized protein LOC144470821, which produces MQSNLGETKNKNVNVVIKSTENKNVNAVIKSTKDAGGEVHNNDQDILYDNVTKLCDGKFQCEICKCPLPSHDHILPHVKGKQHVAANAALKQSKKQQSDLKLSEIPTCLEKSKQLSTCDTIFCIVCNRKMDSMHNYLQHIEGKSHINLATINAAINLKDNADKNNVENSGRNVNTNLKPIITNLEKQINDNDEEWTINKNVNAVNKSTKDAGGEVHNNDQDILYDNVTKLCDGKFQCEICECPLPSHDHILPHVKGKQHVAAIAALKQSKKQQSDLKRSEIPICSEKSEQLSTCDTIFCVVCNRKMDSMHNYLQHIEGKSHINLATMNPGINLKDNADINNVENSGRNVNTNLKPIINNIGKEMNDKDEEWTISKLCSHIINENNVLEHITTETYKNTYFYNYAKDDIILYKCICCNLIIQENSSIVSHLSQENHLLYLRNTSKRMITENINATDGIKNIFNTNYLPLLNILFLKKESTFAPVTEKCFLCFNSLNISFLSNIRTNIDYQCSICSIKISGIKNLIQHYKSNMHLSKVKLVLSDQEDKNYTDIKISPLIDSFNKISITDNKSQSSNACDKDLNVPKNVYKQLMLDIISPCMMNNDNNKAKSKENKLSERLNKLYQLEYLELEQKMYTLTEEKINDIKFYSKFIVQNDTDNYFCIACKTKVSNELYLLYEHTCLLTHKANTTEIQNDDNNKGLIEQYMRLIAEKTAKCYVCDINMLNNFNSISTHIKSKKHKLNYKNCCIRINTNIDSILKNFSNLYYSIQRFSCVTCQKNTRYKVEFMEHIVEKHKDLNKYKFDFCIPCATLWLSDSNSYEGHCSDIIHKYLLKSKDFMIEELPKCIQDLLTQVDKTVKILLDQTKISTKNNVQEKVRKSLETKAKTFSPMARAYLFGSQLIGIGFANSDIDIYIDFDNKYYGKNDNVLGELLHIEKAVCEDDDWEVKEILIDCRVPIIKLIYIPENLDCDVSFLDGLSVEKSKLLRSYYDACSPCKKVTLFIKKWFSFFNLPEGHGLINYGLYWLIIFYLQICSHLPSVADLIKENNNPQFVGDWKIGFALPNCKGVHRCTITGLLRGFFEYYANFDYQNYIICPLMGFPIAKKNFSLLLLPIEMQPYIVHLRTSCKPEFLRIDSPFCVQDPLLLSHNITRGVGSITLKYFKQYCQDSAAILKSIV; this is translated from the exons ATGCAATCAAATTTAggtgaaacaaaaaataaaaatgtcaatgtaGTCATTAAAtcaacagaaaataaaaatgttaatgcaGTTATTAAATCAACAAAAGATGCAGGTGGGGAGGTTCATAACAATGACCaggatatattatatgataatgtTACAAAACTTTGCGATGGCAAATTTCAATGTGAAATTTGTAAATGTCCTTTGCCAAGTCATGATCACATATTACCACATGTAAAAGGAAAACAACATGTTGCAGCCAATGCAGCATTGAAACAATCAAAGAAGCAACAAAgtgatttaaaattatctgaGATTCCAACTTGCTTAGAAAAAAGTAAACAACTTTCTACATGTGacacaattttttgtatagtatgtaatagaaaaatggaTTCAAtgcataattatttgcaacatATTGAAGGAAAGAGCCACATCAATCTAGCAACAATTAATGCGGCAATAAATTTAAAGGACAATgctgataaaaataatgtagaaaattcTGGAAGGAACGTCAATACTAATTTAAAGCCAATAATTACCAATTtagaaaaacaaataaatgataatgatgaagaatggacaataaataaaaatgttaatgcaGTTAATAAATCAACAAAAGATGCAGGTGGGGAGGTTCATAACAATGACCaggatatattatatgataatgtCACAAAACTTTGCGATGGCAAATTTCAATGTGAAATATGTGAATGCCCTTTGCCAAGTCATGATCACATATTACCACATGTAAAAGGAAAACAACATGTTGCAGCCATTGCAGCATTGAAACAATCAAAGAAGCAACAAAGTGATTTAAAACGATCTGAGATTCCAATTTGCTCAGAAAAAAGTGAACAACTTTCTACATGTGACACAATTTTTTGTGTAGTATGCAATAGAAAAATGGATTCAATGCACAATTATTTGCAACATATTGAAGGAAAGAGCCACATCAATCTAGCAACAATGAATCCGGGAATAAATTTAAAGGACAATGctgatataaataatgtagaaaattcTGGAAGGAACGTCAATACTAATTTAAAgccaataattaacaatataggaaaagaaatgaatgatAAGGATGAAGAATGGACAATAAGCAAGTTATGTAgtcatataattaatgaaaataatgtactTGAGCATATTACCACAGaaacttataaaaatacttatttttataattatgccaaagatgatataattttgtacaaatgTATATgctgcaatttaataatacaggAAAATTCTTCAATTGTTTCACATTTAAGTCAGGAAaatcatttactttatttaaggAATACTTCGAAACGCATGATAacggaaaatataaatgctaCAGatggtattaaaaatatattcaatacaaACTATTTGCCTTTgttgaatattctttttttgaaAAAGGAAAGTACATTTGCACCTGTTACAGAAAAATGCTTCTTATGTTTTAATAGTTTAAACATCTCATTTTTAAGTAACATAAGAACTAATATTGATTATCAGTGTTCAATTTGCAGCATAAAAATATctggtattaaaaatttaattcaacattATAAAAGCAATATGCATTTATCGAAAGTGAAACTCGTATTATCTGATCAAGAAGATAAGAATTATACTGATATTAAGATATCACCATTAAtagattcttttaataaaatatctattactGATAACAAATCCCAAAGTTCAAATGCATGTGACAAAGACTTGAATGTTCCAAAGAATGTATATAAACAGCTTATGCTGGATATTATTTCTCCATGTATGATGaataatgataacaataaaGCAAAgtctaaagaaaataaattaagtgaacgtttaaacaaattgtacCAATTAGAATATCTTGAACTCGAACAAAAAATGTACACCTTAACagaagagaaaattaatgacattaaattttattcgaaatttattgttcaaaATGACACGGACAATTACTTCTGTATAGCCTGTAAAACAAAAGTttcaaatgaattatatttgttatatgaaCACACATGTTTATTGACACATAAGGCAAATACTACTGAGATTCAAAATGATGACAATAACAAAGGTTTGATAGAACAATATATGAGGTTGATTGCAGAAAAAACTGCAAAATGTTATGTTTGTGATATTAACatgctaaataatttcaatagtaTTAGTACTCATATTAAAAGCAAAAAGCATAAActgaattataaaaactgtTGTATACGCATAAATACTAACATTGATtctatattgaaaaatttcagtaatttatattacagtatacaAAGATTTTCTTGTGTTACATGCCAGAAGAATACAAGATATAAGGTAGAATTCATGGAACATATTGTAGAAAAACACAAAGAcctaaacaaatataaatttgactTCTGTATTCCCTGTGCTACTTTGTGGTTGAGTGATTCAAATTCGTATGAGGGCCACTGTTCTGATATAATACACAAATATCTGCTAAAAAGTAAAGATTTTATGATCGAGGAACTACCTAAATGTATACAAGATTTATTAACACAAGTTGATAAAAcggtgaaaattttattagatcaaacgaaaatttcaacaaagaaTAATGTTCAAGAGAAAGTTAGAAAATCTCTAGAAACGAAAGCAAAAACATTTTCTCCGATGGCAAGAGCATATTTATTTGGCTCCCAATTGATTGGAATTGGATTTGCAAATAGtgatatagatatatatattgattttg acaataaatattacggAAAGAATGATAATGTATTAGGAGAACTTCTACACATAGAAAAAGCTGTATGCGAAGACGATGATTGGgaagtaaaagaaatattaatagactgTCGAGTgcctataataaaattaatatatataccaGAAAACTTAGACTGTGATGTTTCATTTCTAGATGGTCTTTCCGTGGAAAAATCGAAGCTTTTACG ATCATATTACGATGCGTGTTCACCTTGCAAAAAAGTGacgttatttataaagaaatggttttcttttttcaatttacctGAAGGTCATGGTCTAATCAATTATGGTCTTTATTggcttattatattttatctacaaATATGTTCACATTTACCAAGTGTCGCTGacttaataaaagaaaacaataaccCTCAATTTGTGGGTG attGGAAAATTGGATTTGCATTACCTAACTGCAAAGGTGTACATAGATGTACTATAACAGGACTGTTACGgggatttttcgaatattatgcaaattttgactatcaaaattacattatatgtCCACTTATGGGCTTTCCAATTgctaagaaaaatttttcactGCTACTTTTACCCATTGAAATGCAACCTTACATTGTGCATTTGAGAACATCTTGTAAACCTGAATTCTTACGGATCGATTCACCATTCTGTGTACAAGATCCGTTGCTACTATCTCACAATATAACAAGGGGTGTGGGCAgcattactttaaaatattttaaacagtaTTGTCAAGATAGTGCAGCAATACTGAAATCTATAGTATAA
- the LOC144471272 gene encoding phosphatidate cytidylyltransferase, mitochondrial isoform X1, producing MEKFIGIHQLKGILKNFPRNIKFSFAYGSAAFKQLSNQSNNMLDLIFVVRNVNQWHEENLKLNPKHYAQPLKLFGHRAIANVQENWGAKLYYNTLVKMAGGYTIKYGVISEVSLIEDLLDWNDLYLAGRLHKPVKVLVEPNEQSQLPTALVQNLHSAVHAALLLLPQHFTEIDFYKTIASLSYNGDFRMTFGENKDKINNIVLPQLAHFRQLYNPILQHFENYVDIPKLDQMAVTCHQDTNPATKIHHLNQLPRTVQIKLVRAWSQGPRSKDTEDCLRTIAYDPECSEILEECLKQIVWRSSVTQSLKGIITAGLVKSAKYSGTKIMKMIQSSPQTDLLPKTKSDQSKVNKLVETVKNQAQPKETDKRIEY from the exons ATGGAGAAGTTCATAGGAATTCATCAGCTAAAAGGGATACTAAAAAATTTTCCGAGGAATATAAAGTTTTCCTTTGCATATGGATCAGCTGCATTTAAGCAGTTAAGCAATCAGTCCAATAACATGTTGGATCTTATTTTTGTTGTTCGTAATGTAAATCAATGGcatgaagaaaatttaaaactcAATCCAAAACATTATGCTCAACCTTTAAAGTTGTTTGGACATAGGGCAATTGCTAATGTGCAAGAAAATTGGGGAGCTAAactgtattataatacattagtTAAGATGGCAGGAGGATATACTATCAAATATGGAGTAATCTCCGAAGTTTCACTGATAGAGGATTTATTAGATTGGAATGACTTATATTTAGCAGGAAGATTACACAAACCGGTCAAAGTATTAGTGGAACCAAATGAGCAGTCTCAACTACCTACAGCTTTAGTACAAAACTTACATTCGGCTGTCCATGCTGcgcttttattattaccacaacattttacagaaattgatttttataagacTATAGCCAGCTTGTCTTACAATGGTGATTTTAGAATGACATTTGGTGAaaacaaagataaaattaacaatatcgtTTTGCCGCAACTAGCACACTTTAGACAATTGTACAATCCAATTTTGcagcattttgaaaattatgtgGATATTCCAAAGTTAGATCAAATGGCTGTCACCTGCCATCAAGATACAAATCCAGCAACAAAGATACATCACTTGAATCAGTTGCCTAGAACAGTGCAGATTAAACTTGTTAGAGCCTGGTCACAGGGTCCACGATCAAAGGATACAGAAGATTGTTTACGTACAATCGCATACGATCCTGAATGCAGTGAAATATTAGAGGAATGTTTAAAACAAATTGTATGGAGATCCAGTGTCACACAAAGTCTGAAGGGGATCATTACTGCTGGCCTTGTGAAATCTGCTAAGTATAGCGGAACAAAGATAATGAAGATGATACAATCGAGTCCGCAGACTGATTTGCTACCGAAAACGAAGTCGGATCAGAGTAAAGTCAATAAATTAGTAGAGACGGTGAAGAACCAGGCACAGCCGAAGGAAACAGACAAGCGCATAGAGTA TTAA